From a region of the Microcoleus sp. bin38.metabat.b11b12b14.051 genome:
- the ureE gene encoding urease accessory protein UreE: MLTFTKHLPANPDAVVNLSLPMTADDRTRSRHRFETDTGESLHLSLPRGTVLRDRDLLQSEDGSCLVLVRAKPEPVLTARASTRLLLMRAAYHLGNRHVALEVADDYLRLSPDSVLQGMLEKMGLEVIEEIVPFQPEIGAYAHSH; encoded by the coding sequence ATGCTAACTTTCACAAAACATTTGCCTGCAAATCCCGATGCTGTGGTCAACTTGAGTTTGCCGATGACAGCGGACGATCGCACTCGCAGCCGCCACCGATTCGAGACGGATACGGGGGAAAGCCTGCACCTGAGTTTGCCTAGAGGTACGGTATTGCGCGATCGAGATTTATTGCAATCAGAAGACGGTAGCTGTTTGGTACTGGTAAGGGCCAAACCTGAACCGGTGCTGACAGCGCGGGCTTCGACTCGCCTGCTGCTGATGCGCGCGGCTTATCATTTGGGAAACCGTCACGTAGCCTTAGAAGTTGCTGATGATTATTTAAGGCTTTCTCCTGACTCTGTTTTGCAGGGAATGCTGGAAAAAATGGGTTTGGAAGTAATAGAGGAAATTGTGCCGTTTCAGCCGGAAATCGGGGCTTACGCGCACAGTCACTGA
- a CDS encoding SDR family oxidoreductase — protein sequence MISLQNQIVLVTGASSGIGAACAKIFAKGGAKLILAARRLSKLDRLANELADTKLIASASEIQLLELDVRDRPAVESAISALPETWKNIDILINNAGLSRGLDKLHEGNFQDWEEMIDTNVKGLLYVTRAIVPGMVSRGRGHVVNIGSIAGRQAYPKGNVYCASKAAVRAISDGLKQDLLGTPVRVTEIEPGLVETEFSNVRFHGDAEKAQNVYRGLTPLTADDVADVVYFCATRSPHVNISEVLLVPTDQATATLVHRNEF from the coding sequence ATGATTTCTCTCCAAAATCAAATTGTGTTGGTTACGGGTGCGAGTAGCGGTATCGGAGCAGCCTGTGCGAAAATTTTCGCCAAAGGTGGAGCCAAACTAATTTTAGCAGCCCGCCGCCTGTCCAAGCTCGATCGCCTTGCTAACGAACTTGCAGACACCAAATTGATTGCGTCGGCGAGCGAGATTCAATTGCTAGAATTGGACGTGCGCGATCGCCCAGCAGTCGAATCGGCGATTAGTGCGCTTCCCGAAACTTGGAAAAACATCGATATTTTGATTAACAATGCGGGATTGAGCCGCGGTTTAGACAAACTCCACGAAGGTAACTTTCAAGATTGGGAAGAAATGATCGATACCAATGTCAAAGGCTTGCTGTACGTGACTCGCGCGATCGTACCGGGAATGGTCAGCCGAGGCCGCGGACACGTCGTCAATATCGGCTCAATAGCAGGCCGCCAAGCTTATCCGAAAGGTAACGTTTATTGCGCTTCCAAAGCAGCCGTGAGGGCGATTTCTGATGGGTTGAAACAAGACCTTTTGGGAACGCCTGTGCGGGTGACGGAAATAGAACCGGGTTTGGTGGAAACAGAATTTAGTAATGTCCGGTTTCACGGCGATGCAGAAAAAGCTCAAAATGTCTATAGAGGATTGACGCCGTTGACTGCTGATGATGTGGCGGATGTTGTGTATTTCTGCGCGACGCGATCGCCCCACGTCAATATTAGCGAAGTCTTGCTAGTTCCGACAGACCAAGCTACCGCAACTCTGGTTCACCGAAACGAGTTTTGA
- a CDS encoding pentapeptide repeat-containing protein — translation MQIQEFLQRYQEGERNFAHIDLSGASLSGVNLREIDLTGANLTGANLSWSFLSNAKLIGACLRRADFRSAGMAGANLTGANLSGANLTKVDLRLGCLQAADLNWAALGEADLGGANLQGVKSDQINLEKAKLDGAQLMAAELMEANLNRASLVGANLTGANLREAHLVEANLRSAILSGTNLIEADLNGAQMRSANLTGADLHRAVLVGADLTEAVLDRADLSRANLVGAYLLKASFKQALLVRSNLQEVYLLRADLSEANLRSADLRKADLSGAYLMDAMLAEADLREACLIECRLIRTNLEGAQLTGCCIENWQVQDVDLSKVDCRYVFTEFDYISKVAANRLPANSDFESGELGQQYQQESSIVEVCFAQSPNWEALVFTVRQVELESYELRLKVNFFESVGERNLLRLSASRLVNGKILGDRILALYPDMLEKVLAKGAEILSLLGLAVGDNGSQVESATPQPPMPVPKEVLLRRQEIYERMVRQISFILMSQTPDKFAQSVQRLLDYLKQQGIPTEQIQKKVISQAIVQRAKQDPGFREQLLRWEKTASASVRCSMMGEAVRFAIALLWE, via the coding sequence ATGCAAATACAGGAATTTTTACAGCGCTATCAAGAGGGAGAGCGCAACTTTGCTCATATTGACCTCAGCGGTGCTAGTTTAAGCGGTGTCAATCTTCGAGAAATAGACTTAACTGGTGCTAACTTGACCGGTGCTAATTTGAGCTGGTCTTTTTTGAGCAATGCTAAGTTAATTGGGGCTTGTTTGCGCCGTGCAGATTTCCGCAGTGCGGGGATGGCTGGGGCGAATCTGACTGGAGCAAATTTGAGCGGAGCAAATCTTACGAAAGTCGATTTGCGGTTGGGTTGTTTGCAAGCAGCGGATCTTAATTGGGCGGCGCTGGGCGAGGCAGATTTGGGTGGTGCTAATCTTCAAGGAGTTAAATCTGACCAAATTAATTTGGAAAAAGCTAAACTCGACGGCGCGCAGTTGATGGCGGCGGAATTGATGGAGGCGAATCTGAACCGGGCGAGTCTTGTTGGTGCGAATTTAACGGGTGCTAATTTGCGGGAAGCGCATTTGGTGGAAGCGAATTTGCGATCGGCAATTTTGAGCGGTACAAATTTGATTGAAGCCGACTTGAATGGTGCTCAAATGCGATCGGCAAATCTGACTGGCGCTGACTTGCACCGAGCCGTGCTGGTGGGGGCGGATTTGACTGAGGCGGTGCTGGATCGGGCTGATTTGAGTCGAGCTAATTTGGTGGGTGCTTATCTGTTAAAAGCGAGTTTTAAACAGGCACTTTTGGTGCGTTCTAACTTGCAGGAAGTGTACTTGCTGCGGGCGGATTTGAGCGAAGCTAATTTGCGGAGTGCTGATTTGCGGAAAGCTGATTTGAGCGGCGCTTATTTGATGGATGCGATGTTGGCTGAGGCGGATTTAAGAGAAGCTTGTTTGATTGAGTGCCGTTTGATTCGGACGAATTTGGAGGGGGCGCAGCTTACGGGTTGCTGCATTGAAAATTGGCAGGTTCAAGATGTCGATCTGTCAAAAGTTGACTGTCGCTATGTTTTTACTGAGTTTGATTATATTTCCAAAGTTGCGGCAAATCGCTTGCCAGCAAATAGCGATTTTGAGTCTGGGGAATTGGGGCAGCAGTATCAACAGGAAAGTTCGATTGTGGAGGTTTGTTTTGCCCAATCTCCTAATTGGGAGGCTTTGGTGTTTACGGTGCGTCAGGTGGAGTTGGAGAGCTACGAGCTAAGGTTGAAGGTGAATTTTTTTGAGTCAGTGGGGGAACGAAATTTACTGCGGCTGAGCGCGAGCCGTTTGGTGAATGGCAAGATTTTGGGCGATCGCATTTTGGCGCTTTATCCAGATATGTTGGAAAAGGTTTTAGCTAAGGGTGCTGAAATTTTGAGTTTGCTAGGATTGGCTGTTGGCGATAACGGTTCGCAGGTGGAGTCAGCCACACCGCAGCCACCGATGCCAGTACCAAAAGAGGTGTTGCTCAGAAGGCAGGAAATCTACGAGCGAATGGTGCGCCAAATTTCGTTTATTTTGATGTCTCAGACGCCGGATAAATTCGCCCAAAGCGTGCAGCGGTTGTTGGATTATTTGAAGCAGCAAGGTATCCCGACAGAGCAGATTCAGAAGAAAGTCATCAGTCAGGCGATCGTGCAACGGGCGAAGCAAGATCCTGGTTTTCGGGAACAGTTGCTGAGGTGGGAGAAAACGGCGTCAGCGAGTGTTCGCTGTTCGATGATGGGGGAAGCGGTACGATTTGCGATCGCCCTGTTGTGGGAATAA
- a CDS encoding urease accessory protein UreF, producing the protein MDDRSNSLLYLLQLAFAPVGAYSYSEGIESLVAAGAIDSESSLRNWLENSLEFGAVRVEAAVAVRALRAAKIGDLKALSYWNAWATATKETEELRLQSWQMGRTLTRLLLDLREAKLSRRESPVASGLTTIVKDLVEVGGNQCNFAIGFGMAAACWQIEEEAAVVGYLYSWAANLAGAGVKLIPLGQTAGQQLLLDLQSQISLTAREVLQLEDDDLGSCSWGLGLASMAHETQYTRLFRS; encoded by the coding sequence ATGGACGATCGCAGTAATTCTCTTTTGTATTTGTTGCAGTTAGCTTTTGCACCTGTGGGAGCTTATAGTTATTCTGAGGGAATTGAGAGTTTGGTAGCAGCGGGTGCGATCGACAGCGAGAGTAGTTTGAGGAATTGGTTGGAAAATTCGCTGGAATTTGGGGCGGTGCGAGTAGAAGCTGCTGTGGCGGTACGGGCTTTGAGGGCGGCGAAGATTGGGGATTTGAAAGCTTTGAGTTACTGGAATGCTTGGGCGACTGCGACTAAGGAAACTGAAGAGTTGCGGCTGCAAAGTTGGCAAATGGGACGGACTTTGACGCGGTTGTTGCTGGATTTGCGTGAAGCGAAGCTATCCCGCAGGGAATCGCCCGTAGCTTCTGGATTGACAACTATTGTAAAAGATTTGGTGGAAGTTGGCGGCAATCAGTGCAATTTTGCGATCGGCTTTGGGATGGCGGCCGCTTGTTGGCAGATTGAAGAAGAAGCCGCCGTGGTAGGATATTTGTACAGTTGGGCTGCAAATTTGGCGGGTGCAGGCGTGAAACTGATTCCCCTTGGTCAAACCGCCGGTCAACAGTTACTGTTAGATTTGCAATCTCAAATTAGTTTGACGGCGCGAGAAGTTTTACAATTAGAAGATGATGACCTTGGTAGTTGCAGTTGGGGATTGGGACTGGCTAGCATGGCGCACGAAACTCAGTACACTAGGTTGTTTCGGAGCTGA
- a CDS encoding nuclear transport factor 2 family protein codes for MRNFLNLMPSVSQYFASRRDKKADLAMVFGLNCGESIAQMLLCLALVSAGVLHPTAVGAIGAEAASERSTIAQTPANAPAEFAKLLTEMDAAANRRDVKAVMEFYSQNFTHSDGLNSTIMAKALTQLWERYPSLNYRTELKSWKTEGSAIVAETVTTIIGTQKKDGIDLNFKSTIGSQQRWESNKIVKQEILAEQTQLSYGKNPPVVQVNLPEQVKVGQEYHFDAIVREPIGNDILIGSVVEEPVTEKTFFNPSAVELELLNSGGIFKVGKAPATPNNRWVSAVLMRQGGITTVSVRLRVVQ; via the coding sequence ATGCGTAATTTTTTGAATTTAATGCCAAGTGTATCTCAATATTTTGCCAGCCGTCGGGACAAAAAAGCCGATCTGGCGATGGTTTTTGGCTTGAACTGCGGCGAGTCGATCGCTCAAATGTTGTTATGTTTAGCATTGGTAAGTGCTGGCGTGCTGCATCCAACTGCTGTAGGCGCGATCGGGGCGGAGGCTGCGTCGGAGCGATCGACAATTGCTCAAACCCCAGCCAACGCGCCCGCAGAGTTCGCGAAACTACTAACAGAAATGGACGCAGCAGCCAACCGGCGCGATGTCAAAGCAGTCATGGAATTTTACAGCCAGAATTTCACTCATTCTGACGGCTTAAACAGCACCATCATGGCAAAAGCCCTCACCCAACTCTGGGAGCGATATCCAAGTTTGAATTACCGCACCGAACTCAAGTCTTGGAAAACAGAAGGTAGCGCCATTGTCGCTGAAACAGTAACTACAATTATCGGTACTCAAAAAAAGGATGGGATAGACTTAAATTTCAAATCTACCATCGGTTCTCAGCAGCGGTGGGAAAGTAACAAAATAGTTAAGCAAGAGATATTAGCAGAACAAACTCAGCTTAGTTATGGCAAAAATCCGCCCGTAGTTCAAGTGAATTTACCAGAGCAAGTGAAGGTAGGCCAAGAATACCATTTTGATGCCATTGTGCGAGAGCCGATCGGCAATGACATTTTAATAGGAAGTGTTGTGGAGGAACCGGTTACAGAAAAAACATTTTTTAATCCCTCCGCAGTCGAACTGGAATTGCTGAATTCCGGGGGGATTTTTAAAGTCGGTAAAGCTCCTGCTACCCCTAACAATCGCTGGGTTTCAGCAGTGTTGATGCGGCAAGGCGGTATCACGACAGTCTCTGTGCGCCTGCGGGTTGTCCAGTGA
- the ureG gene encoding urease accessory protein UreG — translation MSAFRVGIAGPVGSGKTALLDALCKTLRQQYQIAVVTNDIYTQEDAQFLVRSQALESDRILGVETGGCPHTAIREDASINLVAIEELEQKFTNLDLVFVESGGDNLAATFSPELVDLTIYVIDVAAGDKIPRKGGPGITKSDLLVINKIDLAPFVGADLGVMERDAKKMRGEKPFVFTNLKTQEGLASVVDFVKVNVV, via the coding sequence ATGAGTGCTTTTCGTGTAGGAATTGCTGGCCCGGTTGGTTCGGGGAAAACAGCTTTGCTTGATGCTTTGTGCAAAACGCTGCGCCAACAGTACCAGATTGCGGTTGTGACTAATGATATCTATACTCAGGAAGATGCACAGTTTTTGGTTCGGAGTCAAGCTTTGGAGAGCGATCGCATTTTAGGAGTAGAAACTGGCGGCTGTCCCCACACTGCTATCCGCGAAGATGCTTCGATCAACTTGGTAGCGATAGAAGAGTTAGAACAGAAATTTACTAATTTAGATTTAGTCTTTGTCGAAAGCGGCGGTGACAATTTGGCGGCAACTTTTAGCCCGGAGTTGGTAGATTTGACAATTTATGTAATCGATGTGGCTGCGGGTGATAAAATTCCGCGCAAAGGCGGGCCGGGAATTACTAAGTCGGATTTGTTAGTGATTAATAAAATAGACCTCGCGCCTTTTGTGGGAGCAGATTTGGGCGTGATGGAACGGGATGCGAAAAAGATGCGCGGGGAGAAACCTTTTGTTTTTACTAATCTGAAGACTCAGGAAGGCCTAGCGTCGGTGGTTGATTTTGTGAAGGTGAATGTGGTTTAG
- a CDS encoding DUF4168 domain-containing protein: MNTSLNTPKFRLNRMLRQSLFAGMISAAALASGWAPGWYAQSSSPVFGAAAQAQDISNAEITSYARSVLGIEPRREEAMKEIKGMAGGSVPRIVCNETQGINSLSGGMRGVAVNYCQQAKKIIETNGLTVSRFNQLTLLQQANPAIKQRIQAELLRLQQAGNQ, translated from the coding sequence ATGAACACCTCACTCAACACCCCTAAATTTCGATTAAACCGGATGCTGCGACAATCGTTGTTTGCAGGCATGATTTCCGCAGCAGCTTTGGCTAGCGGATGGGCTCCTGGCTGGTACGCACAATCCTCAAGCCCAGTTTTCGGAGCGGCAGCCCAAGCTCAAGACATTAGCAACGCCGAAATTACTAGCTACGCTCGCTCAGTCTTGGGAATAGAACCCCGACGGGAGGAAGCTATGAAGGAAATTAAAGGAATGGCTGGTGGCTCGGTTCCCAGAATAGTGTGCAACGAAACTCAGGGAATTAACAGCCTATCTGGAGGTATGCGCGGCGTGGCCGTGAATTATTGCCAACAAGCTAAAAAAATTATAGAAACCAATGGTTTGACAGTTAGTCGCTTCAACCAGCTAACTTTGCTCCAGCAAGCGAACCCGGCAATCAAACAGCGAATTCAAGCTGAATTGCTGCGGTTGCAACAAGCGGGAAATCAATAA
- a CDS encoding S8 family peptidase encodes MKKFFLLCLFLIGIGWAISNFPGLATQGTYDSIVLDFREDIGAAEIAKEVNAIAQQYQITPQLNSQFSASDNVYVVKGDRTLLSALKKSNLAKDTEYIEPNYVYDIFEIPNDPLYTKQWNLRSINVESAWNETKGSGTTVAIIDTGITPVADLKETKFVPGYDFVNDRAEAYDDHGHGTHVAGTVAQSTNNNYGVAGIAYEASLMPLKVLSGSGGGTVSDIAEAIKFAADNGADVINMSLGGGGESQLMAEAIDYAHSKGVVIIAAAGNSGESSASYPARYPHVIGVSALGPNDEKADYSNFGAGVDISAPGGSELGKILQSTIDPETGAEVFEAYQGTSMAAPHVAGVAALIKASGITEPDQIRSILLQSSRNVTEDPLNHFGSGHLDAGAAVQLAQKGQVNFRDFFRWLRDNGYLSPRFWIDGGAVALLPKIAMVLGSYLLAFILRNYFPFQWTWGFSGGLMAGSSGFFFLRNLFVFDLPQWPMRIMGSSIPELGGAINGSSMLNPLFASVLIPSILIVLLLGHREWKWIAIATSIGFASCLAVNAILSPAVWGLGTGLVAQTFLIVNALLCFGLARLAIKTEAQSA; translated from the coding sequence ATGAAAAAGTTTTTCCTTTTGTGCTTATTTTTAATCGGGATCGGCTGGGCAATTTCAAATTTCCCAGGACTGGCTACTCAAGGCACTTACGACTCGATTGTGCTGGATTTCCGCGAAGATATCGGTGCTGCTGAGATTGCCAAAGAAGTAAATGCGATCGCCCAACAGTACCAAATCACACCGCAACTCAACAGCCAATTCTCAGCATCAGATAATGTCTATGTTGTCAAGGGCGATCGCACGTTGCTTTCGGCCCTGAAAAAATCAAATTTGGCTAAAGATACCGAATACATTGAACCGAACTACGTCTACGACATCTTCGAGATTCCGAATGACCCCCTGTATACCAAGCAGTGGAATCTCCGCAGCATCAACGTAGAATCTGCCTGGAACGAAACCAAAGGCAGCGGCACAACAGTAGCGATAATTGACACGGGCATAACTCCCGTCGCCGACTTAAAAGAAACCAAATTTGTACCGGGCTACGACTTTGTAAACGATCGCGCCGAAGCCTACGACGACCACGGCCACGGTACTCACGTCGCCGGTACAGTCGCCCAATCAACTAACAACAATTACGGCGTCGCAGGCATCGCTTACGAAGCATCTTTAATGCCACTCAAAGTATTAAGCGGCAGCGGTGGCGGTACAGTTTCCGACATTGCCGAAGCGATTAAATTTGCGGCTGACAACGGCGCAGATGTCATCAACATGAGTTTAGGCGGCGGTGGCGAAAGTCAGTTAATGGCAGAGGCGATCGACTACGCCCATTCTAAAGGCGTTGTCATCATCGCAGCCGCCGGCAACTCCGGCGAGAGTTCCGCTTCCTATCCCGCCCGCTATCCCCACGTCATCGGCGTTTCCGCCCTCGGCCCCAACGACGAAAAAGCCGATTATTCCAATTTCGGCGCAGGGGTTGACATTTCTGCCCCCGGTGGTTCTGAACTCGGCAAAATTCTGCAAAGTACGATCGACCCAGAAACAGGTGCCGAAGTCTTTGAAGCCTACCAAGGCACCAGCATGGCTGCTCCCCACGTCGCCGGCGTTGCAGCCCTCATCAAAGCATCGGGTATCACAGAACCAGACCAAATTCGCAGCATACTCTTGCAGTCCTCGCGAAATGTCACAGAAGACCCCTTAAACCATTTTGGTTCCGGACACCTAGACGCAGGCGCAGCAGTTCAGCTAGCCCAAAAAGGTCAAGTCAACTTCCGCGACTTCTTCCGCTGGCTGCGCGACAACGGTTATCTCAGCCCCCGCTTCTGGATTGACGGCGGCGCAGTCGCCCTGTTACCCAAAATTGCCATGGTACTCGGTTCTTACCTGCTGGCTTTCATTTTGCGGAATTATTTTCCGTTCCAATGGACTTGGGGCTTTTCCGGCGGCTTGATGGCTGGAAGTTCTGGGTTCTTTTTCCTACGCAACTTGTTTGTCTTTGACTTGCCGCAGTGGCCGATGAGAATCATGGGTAGTTCTATCCCCGAACTCGGCGGCGCAATTAATGGCAGCAGTATGCTGAATCCCTTATTTGCTAGCGTGTTGATTCCCAGCATTTTGATTGTTTTGCTGTTGGGACACAGAGAGTGGAAGTGGATTGCGATCGCCACATCGATCGGCTTTGCTAGCTGTTTAGCAGTCAATGCTATTCTCTCTCCCGCAGTTTGGGGATTGGGAACAGGTTTAGTAGCACAAACATTCTTGATTGTCAATGCTTTATTGTGTTTTGGATTGGCACGTTTGGCAATTAAAACAGAGGCGCAGTCAGCATGA
- the murG gene encoding undecaprenyldiphospho-muramoylpentapeptide beta-N-acetylglucosaminyltransferase, producing the protein MELVKQTNTLTKAPLRLLVAASGTGGHLFPAIATAAQLHDCDIEWLGVPDRMETQLVSSLYPLHTIAVEGFQQRFGLGTVRILGGLLGSILQVRKLLKTGNFQGVFTTGGYIAAPAILAARSLGLPVILHESNAIPGKVTRWFSRFCTAVAIGFEAAAKHLPGAKTVVAGTPVRSQFLAPQPLKLPIPDSVPVILVMGGSQGAVAVNKLVRECAPAWFEAGAWVIHLTGNNDPDAESLKHEQYLSMPFYDNVASLLQRANLAISRSGASALTELAVTGVPSILIPFPHAADDHQRFNAEVFAAAGAAFVFRQSELTAEVLQSKVLYLLKDTEYLAKMSQAAAGLAVTDSTERLANLVRELLSN; encoded by the coding sequence GTGGAACTTGTAAAACAAACAAATACCTTGACAAAAGCCCCCCTGCGGTTGTTGGTTGCAGCTAGCGGCACGGGAGGACATCTATTTCCGGCGATCGCCACCGCTGCACAGTTGCACGACTGTGACATCGAATGGCTGGGAGTGCCAGACCGCATGGAAACGCAGTTAGTTTCTTCCCTTTACCCCCTCCACACGATCGCCGTTGAAGGCTTTCAGCAGCGATTTGGACTCGGTACAGTACGGATTTTGGGCGGACTCCTCGGCTCGATCCTTCAAGTGCGGAAGTTGCTCAAAACAGGAAATTTTCAGGGAGTATTTACTACCGGCGGTTACATCGCAGCACCGGCAATTTTGGCTGCTCGCTCTTTGGGTTTGCCGGTGATTCTCCACGAATCTAACGCAATTCCCGGCAAGGTGACGCGGTGGTTTAGTCGTTTTTGCACTGCTGTGGCGATCGGATTTGAAGCAGCCGCCAAGCATTTACCGGGCGCGAAAACGGTGGTTGCTGGTACGCCGGTGCGATCGCAATTCCTCGCCCCGCAGCCTCTAAAGTTACCAATTCCTGACAGCGTACCTGTAATTTTAGTCATGGGCGGCTCCCAAGGTGCTGTCGCAGTCAATAAATTAGTGCGCGAGTGTGCTCCGGCTTGGTTTGAGGCGGGTGCTTGGGTAATTCACCTCACCGGAAATAATGACCCGGATGCTGAGAGTTTGAAGCACGAGCAATATTTGTCAATGCCATTTTATGATAATGTAGCGAGTTTGTTGCAGCGAGCAAATTTAGCAATTAGTCGATCGGGCGCGAGCGCGCTAACAGAATTAGCTGTTACCGGAGTACCTTCTATTTTAATTCCATTTCCTCACGCCGCCGACGATCACCAAAGATTTAACGCCGAAGTATTTGCCGCAGCCGGTGCAGCCTTCGTATTCCGTCAAAGCGAACTCACAGCAGAGGTATTACAAAGCAAAGTGCTGTATTTGTTAAAAGATACCGAATATTTAGCAAAAATGTCTCAAGCTGCTGCTGGCTTAGCAGTGACAGACAGTACAGAACGTTTGGCAAATTTAGTCAGGGAATTGTTGAGTAACTAG
- a CDS encoding HEAT repeat domain-containing protein has protein sequence MLLKKLVSENNPQTVAELIDAQLKSGQLTGVELTTQVFGQHWRDESLHEFLREIAAKVDRETANEIIEYLTAINGQQERFINLFLAAECLSKIKGGVNEATEKKLLNALKKLSQYGTVFLILYQSAQELQETYQIRYRSIAAIAQTWKNDPQTLPWLKILAHSSDSGEVRATAVKAIACGWPDEPEIYLMLKNLAKSDRSWAVRSAAIQEMASGWRSKSDTLPLLAILAQSDRSPAVRTCALEQLATHWPDRTDTLLLLRTAAESDENLGVRVVAWQEIARGWHSILGTLSQLKNLAHTGSSTLRTVAVRELAAGWPAEAEVCLLLKTLATSDSSEEVRTAAIEELASRWPDEPDIYPLLTSVAESDPSSSVRQAAVQAIASGWPSNPATLAFLQNIATADIDAEMREIALQQIASGWPEHPETLPLLQQIVASDDYWTVRQVVVVAAATLPSASLEVFEWLMCLAESDRHINVRETAVEQIARGWGHRGETLPFLKQLVESEADAHLLSVLVREIARGWSEDPETLPLLKIQLEAREEEVREVAVHELARNWPDGAETLRMLEAKAEGDESPALRQIALQKLARGRTNGPQTFEWLKIRAAQDEDSQVRAIALVELIRGWKDEPGMFEFLRQRALTDPYNRIGSFAYNPRFTALEAIIEHYPENPETLPLVRSLAVSDTDEQVRALAGRRLVRQDWSVDS, from the coding sequence ATGTTGTTAAAAAAACTTGTTTCCGAAAATAATCCCCAGACTGTCGCCGAGTTAATCGACGCACAACTCAAAAGCGGTCAACTGACTGGGGTCGAACTTACAACACAAGTTTTCGGCCAGCATTGGCGCGACGAATCTTTACATGAATTCCTGAGAGAAATCGCAGCCAAGGTCGATCGAGAAACAGCGAATGAAATTATAGAATATCTGACCGCTATTAACGGGCAACAAGAAAGATTTATTAATTTATTTTTAGCAGCAGAATGTCTATCAAAAATTAAAGGTGGCGTCAATGAAGCAACAGAAAAAAAACTGTTAAATGCTTTAAAAAAGCTATCGCAATACGGCACGGTTTTTCTGATTCTTTATCAAAGCGCTCAAGAATTGCAGGAAACTTATCAAATTCGCTATCGATCGATCGCGGCGATCGCCCAAACTTGGAAAAACGACCCGCAAACCCTGCCATGGCTGAAAATACTGGCACACTCCAGCGACAGCGGGGAAGTCCGCGCTACAGCAGTCAAAGCCATAGCCTGCGGTTGGCCCGACGAACCAGAAATTTACCTGATGCTCAAAAACCTGGCTAAATCCGATCGAAGTTGGGCAGTGCGATCGGCAGCAATCCAAGAAATGGCTTCAGGTTGGCGCTCTAAGAGCGATACCTTGCCTCTGCTGGCGATACTGGCTCAATCCGATCGCAGTCCCGCAGTCCGCACCTGCGCGCTGGAACAATTAGCCACTCATTGGCCCGATCGCACAGATACCTTGCTGCTGCTGAGAACCGCCGCCGAATCCGACGAAAATTTGGGAGTGCGAGTCGTAGCGTGGCAAGAAATAGCCAGAGGTTGGCACAGCATTTTAGGCACGCTGTCCCAGCTCAAAAACCTTGCCCATACAGGAAGTTCTACGCTGCGAACAGTAGCGGTGCGGGAATTGGCAGCAGGCTGGCCCGCCGAGGCCGAGGTTTGCCTGCTGCTGAAAACCCTAGCCACCTCCGACAGCAGCGAAGAAGTACGCACAGCGGCGATCGAAGAATTGGCCTCACGCTGGCCCGACGAACCAGACATTTACCCGCTGCTGACAAGTGTCGCCGAGTCCGACCCGAGTTCCAGCGTCCGGCAGGCAGCAGTCCAAGCAATTGCCTCTGGCTGGCCCTCTAACCCGGCTACTCTGGCTTTTTTGCAAAATATAGCTACTGCCGATATCGACGCCGAAATGCGCGAAATAGCCCTGCAACAAATCGCCTCCGGTTGGCCCGAACACCCCGAGACATTGCCCTTGCTGCAACAAATTGTTGCCTCAGACGATTATTGGACTGTGCGCCAAGTGGTAGTTGTAGCAGCAGCCACGTTACCGTCAGCCAGTCTCGAAGTCTTTGAGTGGTTGATGTGTCTGGCTGAATCAGACAGACACATCAACGTCCGAGAAACGGCGGTGGAACAGATAGCAAGAGGCTGGGGACACCGGGGCGAGACACTGCCTTTTCTCAAGCAACTGGTGGAGTCGGAAGCAGATGCTCACTTGCTGAGCGTGCTGGTGCGAGAAATAGCACGGGGATGGTCCGAAGACCCGGAAACCTTGCCTTTGTTGAAAATTCAGCTTGAGGCTAGAGAGGAAGAGGTGCGCGAAGTGGCGGTGCATGAACTCGCTCGCAACTGGCCCGATGGTGCTGAAACTTTGCGGATGCTGGAGGCTAAAGCAGAGGGCGATGAGAGTCCGGCTCTGAGGCAAATCGCTTTGCAAAAGTTAGCCCGCGGGCGGACAAATGGGCCTCAAACTTTTGAGTGGCTGAAAATTAGGGCCGCCCAGGATGAGGATTCGCAGGTGCGGGCGATCGCCCTGGTAGAGTTAATCCGGGGATGGAAGGACGAACCGGGAATGTTTGAGTTTTTGCGTCAGAGAGCTCTTACCGATCCCTACAATCGCATAGGTTCTTTTGCTTACAATCCCCGGTTTACAGCACTCGAAGCAATTATCGAACATTATCCCGAAAATCCAGAAACTTTGCCGCTGGTGCGATCGCTCGCAGTTTCCGACACAGACGAGCAAGTGCGGGCCTTAGCGGGCCGCCGACTGGTGAGGCAAGATTGGTCAGTTGACAGTTGA